The Gallus gallus isolate bGalGal1 chromosome 31, bGalGal1.mat.broiler.GRCg7b, whole genome shotgun sequence genome includes a region encoding these proteins:
- the LOC112531135 gene encoding platelet glycoprotein VI-like, translated as SPVLVPRPSLSLHPSQGVSLGGAVTLRCHLPRQAAWVWLYQEGGWFYSKGKEKEQDVAEFSFVSTKREHAGRYWCQYRVSWSEEASEKSDPVELVLTDLRYPPSRISLHPEQHVGTGTNVTIRCWNKDYGATFFLHKDGSSDPIQRQESSGGGTATFTLFGVTPADSGTYRCSYCPWRYAFMSSPPGDSVMLEVTPTAAPPGAAGSSHGNLVVAVVGGCTAAFVFILVLIIIFLLSARRRRTQRDESPGAPPKKPEAMEFQVPSSDSEGLTYLELQAVTPSTQPPNSPIAPQPSVIYTEVAVRGRH; from the exons tcccctgtcctagtgccccgaccctccctgtcgctgcaccccagccagggggtgtccctggggggtgctgtcaccctgcgctgccacctgccccggcAGGCTGCCTGGGTCTGGCTGTACCAGGAAGGAGGTTGGTTTTACAgcaaggggaaggagaaggagcaggacGTGGCCGAGTTCTCCTTTGTTAGCACAAAGCGGGAACACGCAGGTCGTTACTGGTGTCAGTACCGGGTATCTTGGTCAGAAGAGGCATCAGAGAagagtgaccccgtggagctggtgctgacag ATCTCAGATATCCCCCATCCAGAATTTCCCTTCACCCTGAGCAACATGTGGGAACAGGGACCAATGTCACCATCCGCTGCTGGAACAAGGACTATGGGGCCACCTTCTTCCTGCACAAGGATGGGAGCTCAGACCCTATCCAGCGCCAGGAGTCCAGTGGTGGGGGCACAGCCACTTTCACCctctttggggtgaccccagctgacagtggcacctACAGGTGCTCCTACTGCCCCTGGCGCTACGCCTTCATGTCTTCACCCCCTGGGGACAGCGTGAtgctggaggtgacacccacagctgcaccccCAG gtgctgcaggcagttctcatgggaacctggtggtggcagtggttggtggctgcactgctgcctttgtcttcatcctCGTCCTTatcatcatcttcctcctctctgcccgCAGACGTCGGACACAGAGAGATGAGAGCCCTG gtgccccccccaaaaagcctGAGGCCATGGAGTTCCAG GTGCCTTCCAGTGACAGCGAGGGTCTGACCTACTTGGAGCTGCAAGCTGTgacccccagcacacagccccccaACTCCCCCATCGCCCCACAGCCCTCTGTTATCTACACTGAGGTGGCCGTTCGGGGGCGCCACTGA